From the genome of Carassius gibelio isolate Cgi1373 ecotype wild population from Czech Republic chromosome B10, carGib1.2-hapl.c, whole genome shotgun sequence, one region includes:
- the kl gene encoding LOW QUALITY PROTEIN: klotho (The sequence of the model RefSeq protein was modified relative to this genomic sequence to represent the inferred CDS: inserted 1 base in 1 codon), with translation MKVTWIVLAFILFSHLQWTAAAPGAGLHTWDRFSKLPYPSDKAFLYDTFPDKFMWAVGTAAYSVEGAWEKDGKGKSIWDTFTRGGTRVSRGDVGSDSYHNIPGDLRALQQLGVSHYRFSLSWPRIFSNGTKESYNEKGVEYYKSLIRGLKKIKVQPIVTLYHWDLPDSLQTLFGGWSNSVMVELFREYADFCFKTFGSDVKFWITIDNPFAVAWHGYGTGVVAPGIKNDSVLPFRVGHNLLKAHAAAWHMYDDRYRSSQGGQVSMALASHWIKPSRTXKACQCSLDFVLGWFARPLFVDGDYPPCMKRNLIHRLPTFTEAESLYVNGTADFFALSHGPALSFQLINESLRFGQTEALGLRMLLYWVGAEYNNPPIFVVESGWYGSGNTKTKDAKHMYYLKRFIMETLKAIRFDRINVIGYTAWSLLDGYEWYREYGIRRGLFFVDFNTADLKREPKTSATFFSKLIEKNGFPQLPENQPAQGVFPCDFAWGVAANSIQVDTIPSQFADPSVYIWNVSGNGELKKVPGVRVPPMHRKYHCANYGSILQQVSDVHRMQVTHFQFSINWSSITPTGRVSDANETLLKYYHCFVSELRTVNVTPVVTLWQHTGKLSSLPAPMEAGGGWQSEETVQAFADYARLCFQRLGAHVKLWITLNEPNDEDLEYTVGHQLLRAHALAWHVYDTEFRRAQGGKASLVLHMDWVEPAFSFNREDSEPANRVLDFRVGWFADPIFGSGDYPGVMRTWLQQRNNTDLFSYHLPTFSDEDRLLVKGTYDFFAISHFTTSMVYDGVEDTYTFKDKLKVQLISDVTWIMSSRPNSPVVPWGLRKALNWVNFRYKGVPIYVMANGVQEDTASFKDSLRVYYFYNYINEALKAYTLDAVNLKGYFAYAFSDQRDPGFGMYGHVQEEVISKSSLAHYKDIIRNNGFLAPGTPQQHCPHAPVLLTKQPVVGFLSLVSSCMLITVCLVIYYAVKRHKIATRK, from the exons ATGAAAGTGACGTGGATTGTTTTGGCGTTCATATTGTTCAGTCATCTACAGTGGACAGCAGCTGCTCCAGGCGCAGGGCTGCACACATGGGATAGATTTAGCAAACTTCCATATCCCAGTGACAAAGCCTTCCTCTATGACACTTTCCCTGACAAGTTCATGTGGGCTGTTGGCACCGCTGCCTATTCAGTTGAAGGAGCCTGGGAGAAAGATGGGAAGGGTAAGTCTATCTGGGATACTTTCACTCGTGGTGGGACCCGTGTATCCAGAGGCGATGTGGGCAGTGACAGTTATCACAACATCCCGGGAGACCTCCGAGCCCTGCAGCAACTTGGAGTCAGTCACTACCGTTTTTCTCTGTCCTGGCCGCGCATCTTCTCCAATGGCACCAAAGAAAGCTACAACGAAAAAGGTGTGGAGTATTATAAAAGTCTAATTCGAGGATTGAAGAAAATTAAAGTGCAGCccattgtgactttatatcattGGGACCTGCCAGACAGTTTGCAGACCTTATTTGGAGGCTGGAGCAATTCGGTTATGGTGGAACTATTCAGAGAATATgcagatttttgttttaaaacgtTTGGATCGGATGTGAAATTTTGGATTACCATTGATAATCCTTTTGCTGTGGCCTGGCATGGATATGGAACTGGGGTTGTGGCGCCTGGTATCAAAAATGACTCCGTTTTGCCTTTCAGAGTTGGACATAATCTTCTAAAG GCTCATGCAGCTGCCTGGCACATGTATGATGACCGTTATCGTTCCAGTCAGGGTGGGCAAGTGTCCATGGCTTTGGCCTCCCACTGGATCAAACCTAGCAGAA GGAAAGCCTGCCAGTGTTCTCTGGACTTTGTGCTTGGCTGGTTCGCCCGACCattgtttgtggatggagactatCCACCCTGCATGAAACGCAATTTGATCCACAGACTGCCAACCTTCACGGAGGCCGAGAGCTTGTACGTTAATGGAACAGCAGACTTCTTTGCCCTGTCTCACGGACCTGCTCTTAGTTTTCAGCTGATCAATGAAAGTCTGCGCTTTGGCCAGACAGAAGCCCTGGGTCTGAGGATGTTGCTGTACTGGGTCGGTGCCGAGTACAACAATCCTCCCATCTTTGTGGTGGAGAGCGGGTGGTATGGAAGTGGCAACACGAAAACAAAGGATGCTAAGCATATGTACTATCTGAAGCGCTTTATTATGGAGACTCTAAAAG CAATTCGCTTTGACAGAATAAATGTGATTGGTTACACAGCCTGGTCTCTGCTGGACGGGTATGAGTGGTACCGTGAATATGGAATACGACGAGGGCTATTCTTTGTGGATTTCAACACTGCTGATCTGAAAAGAGAGCCAAAGACCTCTGCCACTTTCTTTAGCAAACTCATAGAGAAGAATGGCTTCCCTCAGCTGCCTGAGAACCAGCCTGCGCAGGGCGTCTTTCCCTGTGACTTTGCCTGGGGAGTTGCAGCCAACTCAATACAG GTTGATACTATACCTAGCCAGTTTGCCGACCCTAGCGTTTACATCTGGAACGTTTCTGGTAACGGAGAGCTGAAAAAGGTCCCGGGTGTGCGGGTGCCCCCTATGCACAGGAAATACCACTGTGCCAATTACGGCAGCATCCTCCAGCAGGTGTCTGACGTGCACCGTATGCAAGTCACACACTTCCAATTCTCCATCAACTGGTCCTCCATTACTCCAACAGGCCGGGTGTCTGATGCTAACGAAACACTTCTGAAATACTACCATTGCTTTGTCAGTGAGCTACGAACGGTTAACGTGACCCCTGTTGTGACCCTTTGGCAACACACAGGGAAACTGTCCAGCCTGCCGGCACCCATGGAGGCTGGTGGGGGCTGGCAGAGCGAGGAGACAGTTCAGGCCTTTGCAGACTACGCCAGGTTGTGTTTCCAACGACTAGGAGCTCATGTGAAGCTGTGGATCACGCTGAATGAACCTAATGATGAAGACCTTGAATACACTGTGGGCCACCAGCTGCTCCGTGCGCATGCTTTAGCTTGGCACGTCTACGACACTGAATTCCGCAGAGCCCAAGGTGGTAAGGCATCGCTGGTCCTTCATATGGACTGGGTCGAACCTGCGTTTTCTTTCAACAGAGAGGACTCTGAGCCTGCAAACCGAGTTCTAGACTTTCGAGTCGGCTGGTTTGCAGATCCCATCTTTGGTAGTGGTGATTACCCAGGGGTGATGCGCACTTGGCTCCAACAGCGAAACAATACTGATCTCTTCAGCTACCACTTACCTACATTCAGCGATGAAGATCGGCTGTTGGTTAAAGGAACCTACGATTTCTTCGCCATCAGCCATTTTACTACCTCGATGGTGTATGATGGAGTGGAGGACACATATACCTTCAAAGACAAGCTGAAGGTACAGCTGATTTCTGACGTGACCTGGATCATGTCTTCAAGACCAAACTCTCCTGTGGTCCCCTGGGGTCTTCGCAAGGCACTGAACTGGGTTAACTTTCGATACAAAGGGGTTCCCATTTACGTGATGGCCAATGGTGTTCAAGAGGACACTGCTAGTTTTAAGGATAGCTTGCGTGTCTACTACTTTTACAACTACATTAATGAGGCCTTAAAAG CATATACACTGGATGCAGTCAATCTGAAGGGATATTTTGCATATGCATTCAGTGACCAGCGGGATCCAGGCTTTGGCATGTATGGTCATGTGCAGGAGGAGGTCATTTCAAAATCTTCACTGGCCCATTACAAAGACATTATCCGCAACAACGGGTTCCTTGCCCCAGGCACACCTCAACAACATTGTCCCCATGCTCCAGTGCTCCTCACCAAGCAGCCTGTTGTTGGCTTTCTCTCTCTGGTGAGCTCTTGCATGCTGATCACAGTGTGCCTTGTTATCTACTATGCAGTCAAAAGGCACAAAATAGCCaccagaaaatga